CACTATCCGAACGCATCCTCTACTACTGCAATAAGATCCACGAAATACATGAAGTTCGTGGTAAGGATGGCGTTGGAGCTACCATGGATAGCATGGAGCTTGAACGTGAAAGAGGTATCACCATTGCCTCCGCTGCAACAAACGTTACCTGGAAAGGGACAGAAATCAACGTTATCGACACACCGGGACACGTTGACTTCACCATTGAGGTAGAGCGTTCATTGCGTGTATTGGATGGCGCTGTCTTGGTCCTTTGTTCCGTTGGTGGCGTACAGAGCCAGTCCATCACCGTAGACCGGCAGATGAAGCGTTACCACGTTCCTCGTATTGCATTTGTCAACAAGTGTGACCGTACCGGTGCAAACCCGTATCGCGTCAAGAACCAATTGATAGAGAAGCTTGGTCTGAATGCTGTATTAATGCAAATCCCCATCGGTCTCGAAGACAAGATGGAAGGTGTTGTTGACTTGATCAGCATGAAGGCTCTCTACTTCGATGACGGTCCCAATCAGGATGCCGTTCGTGAAGCTGAGATTCCCGCCCACCTAAGGGAAGAGGCTGATGCACGTCGTGAAGAGTTGCTTGATGGTGTATCCATGTGCTCAGATGAGCTTATGGAAGCCATGCTCGAAGACACCGTAACAGAGGAAATCATCCGCAAGGCTGTCAGAAAAGCTACCATCAACTTGGAGCTCTGCCCCGTATTCATGGGCAGTGCATACAAGAACAAGGGCATCCAGCCTTTGCTTGATGGTGTAGTAAGCTACCTTCCCAATCCTACTGATGTCACCAACAAGGCTCTTAACCTCGACAATAACGAGGAAGAGGTCAAGCTGGTTGCAGACGAGGACCTTCCTCCTGTTGTCCTGGCATTCAAGCTTGAGGATGGACAGTATGGTCAGCTGACCTATATCCGCGTCTATCAGGGTAAGGTAAAGAAGGGCGATGAACTCTACAATACCCGCAGCCGCAAGAAGTTCCGTGTTGGACGCTTGATCCGTATGCACGCAGCTACCATGGAAGATTTGACAGAAGCAGGCTGTGGTGAAATTGCAGCTCTCTTCGGTATTGACTGTGCTAGTGGTGATACCTTCTGTGATCCGAAGCTGAACTACTCACTCTCTAGTATGTTTGTTCCCAACCCGGTTATCTCCTTGGCAATCAAGCCAGTGGACAAGAAGGCTGCGGACAACATGGGCAAGGCACTCAACCGCTTTACCAAGGAGGACCCAACCTTCCGCAGTTATGTGGATCCTGAGTCCAACCAGACCATCATCCAGGGCATGGGTGAGTTGCACCTTGAGGTCTATGTAGAACGTATGAAGCGTGAGTACAAGGCAGAGGTGGAAATCGGTCAGCCTGAGGTTGCCTATCGAGAAGCTATCACCCAGAGAGCAGACTTCAACTATACCCACAAGAAACAGACTGGTGGTTCCGGTCAGTATGCACGTGTTGCTGGATATATCGAGCCACTTCCAGATCCTGAAGAGGGTGAGGAAGTTAAAGAGTACGAATTTGTTGACGAGATCAAGGGTGGATCCATTCCTACTGAATACATTCCATCCTGTGATAAGGGATTCCAGATGGCCATCAAGAAGGGTGCTCAGCTTGGCTTCCCTGTACTTGGTGTGAAGGCTGTTGTCAACGATGGTGCATGGCACCCGGTTGACTCATCCGACCAGGCTTTCCAGACTGCAGCTCTCAGTGCATTCCGTGAAGCGTTCGAGAAGGCAAAACCGGTCATTCTTGAACCGATCATGAAGGTCGAGGTGGTTGCGCCCAACGAATTCCAGGGTTCTGTATTCGCTTCGGTAAACCAGAGACGTGGTCTGATCATCAGTTCCACCGAGGATAATGCAATGAGTACTGTTATTGCTGAAGTACCTCTCTCTGAAATGTTCGGATATTCCACGGTTCTTCGTTCCCTCACCCAGGGTAAGGGAGAATTTACCATGGAAATCGGGAAGTACGGCAAGGTGCCGGTAAGCGTCTCCGAGCAGTTGAAGAAGGATTACCAGGAGAAGCGGAAGAAAGAACAGAAATAGTATTTCTTTCTGCAATCCCAAGCCCTCCATGAGGATAAACCCTCCTGGGGGGTCTCTTTTTGCCCTTTTCTGTAAAAAAGTACCATTTTGTGATTTTCCATAGTATACTAGGGATGAACCTAAAAATTACTTGGAGGTGAGCGCTATGGTAATTCAAGAGTTAAACGAACTGAGTCCTCTTCGCGTATTTGAGCAGTCTTTGGACGGTGGGCTTGGTCGTGGGAACCTCGGGGTCCTTGTTTCCCGTCACGGTGTTGGCAAGACAGCCTGTTTGGTCCATCTTGCTACTGATAAGCTACTGAGAGGGGAGCATGTCATTCATGTCTCGTTCTCTGGAAATGTAGAACATGTCATCAACTGGTATAAGGAAGTATTCAGGGAAGTCTCTGATGGTCGTACCCTTGATGATGCAGCGACCGTGTACAACAATATTCTCAGTAACCGTGTGGTCATGAATTTCAGCCAGGAGAATGTCACCATTGATAAGGTGCTTTCCAGTCTGGAAACCTTGATCAACCATGGGAGTTTCAAGGCAGACGCCATTCTCTTTGATGGATACAAGCTAACCGTTGCGACTGAGGATGATGTTCGTAAGATCAAGCAGTTTGCACAGAATATGAATCTGGAGGTATGGTTCAGTGTATCTCCTGTTCGCTCTGATGTTATGTATGACAAATATGGTGTCCCAAACACCATGCACAAATATATCGATTTGATTGATGTCCTTATTGGTCTTATTTACAATGAGGAACGAGACAAAGTGGTAATGACGGCCGTGAAGGCCCACGAGGGGGTATACGAGAAGCCTATGGGCGTAAGTCTCGATCCCAAGACCATGCTCATTTCCAAGTAGTGTTCAGAAGAAGGCCGCGTTTGCGGCCTTCTTTTCAATAAATCGATACAGGAGACCGGCTTGAGGAGGCCGGTCTTCATCATGATACAGGAATAACCCTGCGGTTCGGGCCTCTCAGCCCAGCATGAACCCCTTGTTTGATGAGTTTCTCTCGTTCAGGATGGGCAATAAGCCACTTGTTGTTGTTGATGAGCAGTCTTGATTCAGGATCGTTTGATCGCTTGAGCACTGCCTTCATCTTCTCTTCAAGTGGTTCATTGGTTCCTCTGGGGAGCACAATGATGGATTTGAATCCATTATTTGACACGGCACAGGGGGCAAAGTGGAGAACATTGGCATCAACAATGGTCACCGATCCCTTGGGGAAATAGAAGAGTTCTGCCTTTGTAGTATCGACTGAATCATAATCCTGCATTGCAGAGAAGGGTGTGAGAAACTGTAGGCAGTCAGTTACTGCAATGAACAATTCTGGACTCTTGTGATACTCCATTCCGTTTATACACTGGTTCTTTCCATTACAGTACCCGATCTGGATGTCCTGGCCACCATAATAGAGTTTGAGCTCCTCCATGAGAGAGGTTTCTTCCAATGCTGGAAGGTATGTCTCATATGTGGTGTCTTGTTCTGGAATAGTGGTCACACGATCTGCTAGTGAAACCAACTCGGTAGCATCAAAGTCATGGAGAATCCGACCGTATTCCTTGAATCGGGAAGACTCTATTGAATGAATTTTCTCATTTGGATTGTTTCTCACAAGGTCCAACGGAACGTGAAACTGGGATGTTTTCATAGCATTACCTCGCAAATAATAGCATCACTATACCAGTAGCCAGCAACATGGAAAAGACAATTAAGGAAAAATGACGAGCATCAACCTTTTTATGGATATGCTCCCCTGCAATGATTCCTGCCACCACAAACGGAACAAGCATCGCTGTCGTTTTTGCCACTGGGAGCGTCAATGATCCCTCAATGAGATACCCTGCAATGATGATGGTGTTCAGTGTTGTCCAGAGCAGGCAGAGTGTTGCCCTGAACCTTCCCTTGTCCGGCAGGGCCCTGGTTGCATACAGTACCACAAGCGGACCCCCAGAAGAGAAGACCCCATGCACGATACCGCCAAGGAAGAGATAGAGATAATAGGGGAGTACCTTATACCCTGTAGGAGGGGCACTATCACCTGTCCTTCTTACCTGACGATAGAGTTGGCTGACTGACACCACAATGATGAAGAGTGCAAGTATCAGGTTCAGGCTACCGCTCTGCTGTGAGCGGAACAAGTACATGCCTACCGGTAACCCAAGGAGCATCAAGCCAGTGATGATGGTATATTGCCTCCAGTCAATCTTCGAGAAATTCCTTATCACAATATACAGCGCCAGTAGCCAAGCGAGGATGGTAATAACCTTTACCGCTGTCTTGACACCCAGTAATGCACTGATAAATGGCATTGCAAGCACTGAGCATCCAAATCCTGTCACTGCTTCAAGGGCATGGGTCACAAAGACCACCAGTCCACTGATGACCAAGGTGGTCACCGTTTTGCCTCCAGTAGTGAGTAAAGATCTTCCATCGAGAGAGGCGGAACTTGGTTGTGCAGCTTTGGGTCGGTCTCTACACGAGAAAACTCCCTATGGATCGTATCGCTATCGATATGCAGGGAGAGATCCTTGAAACTGCGGGGAATGTTAAGGTGGGAGAGCAAGGAATCAATATCATCACGTAGGGCTGAGACCAATGCATCTCTTTCCATTTGCTCGGGATGCACCATCTTTCCCAGCTTTGCAAGCTCCTTTCGGTTCTGCTCATCCCTTGCAGCCCAATCGAATACCTCAAGCAAGGTGAACGCACAGGACAGCCCATGTGGTATATGCCAATTCTCTGAGAGAATGAAGGAAATTGCATGTCCTGCAGCCGTTCCCGTAAGATTGAAGGCAATTCCCGCCTCATTGGATGCTTTCAGCATCTGCTGTTGCAAGACTCCTCTCTCTTGATTCTCTACAATTGCGTCATAGAGTTTTGGAAGCGTCTGAAGAACCTTGTATGCTGCTTCCCTCGCACACTCCCTGGTGATTGCCGTGCTGTTCTTGTTCCAGATGGACTCAAGAGCATGGTCGAGAGCATCCAGGCCCGTTGCTGCACAGAGTCCAGGAGGAACTGTATCGAGCAAGGAAGCGATGAGGATTGCTGCATGTGCACTCATGAGAGGAGAACCCAAGGTATGCTTTCTCCCTGTACCATCACTATACACCCCAACCTTGGTGACCTCTGAGCCGGTTCCTGCGGTGGTAGGGATCAAGACCAAGGGTAGGGAGCCTTTGGTGATGGGTTTCCCCTGCAGGTACGATTCAAGGGAGCCTTTGTTGGTCATCAGCATCGCCAAGGCTTTTGCTGAGTCGAGCACACTGCCTCCTCCGATTCCAAGGATAATATCGGTATTCATGAATCGCTTGTCATGAAATATTGCCTCAATGTCTCTGGTTCTCGGATTGGGTTGCACCTGGTTGAAGACCTCAACAGGGGTGAGCTCTGCCAACTCATCGATCAAGACCTGCTTTCCATGTATGGGGGCATCGTCAGTGACGATGCTGACATGCATTGGACCAGGAAGATTTGCCGTATAGCGCAGGATCCTTTCAAGTTCAGAACCTTGCAATGAGGAACAGCTCAAGATATGAACGGGACTTAGCAGACTGCTGATCATCTGAAATGCTCCTCTTCAATTGCCTGTACCTGGGAGAATGCATTACTGAGGAAGTCCTTCTTGAACTCCATTTTCTGGGTGAAGGACATTGCCAACCAAGCATCGACAATCTGCACACCGAGGAAAGGAGCAGTAATCCACCCACCCATCGTAATTACATTGGCGTTGTTCACAATCTTTGCCCGCTCTGCGCTGAAGATGCTGTCCACAACGCAAGCGTAAATACCCTTGTGCTTGTTGGCGACAATGGCCATACCCTGCCCAGTCCCGCATATCAGGATGCCTTTCTCTGCTTTTCCTTCCTGGAGTGCCTTGGCAACCTTGGGAGCCTGGATGAAGTAGGGTTGTGGTGTATCTACGGATTCAATGCCGAAGTCGAGCACTTCATAGCCTTGTTCCTGCAGATGCTTGGTAATCTCTACCTTGAGAGGGAATCCTGAGAGGTCTGATGCAATTGCAATTTTCATGATTTGCTCCTTAGTGAGAGTGTTTTTCTTACGATTTCTTCTGCCGTGAGCTTGTAGTAAGCTTGTAACCAATCCTGCGTTCCTACCTGGCCGAACTCATCATGGATGCCTACCATTGCCATAGGGGTAGGGAGGGTAGTACTGAGCAAGTTGGCAACCGCAGCTCCTAGTCCTCCTGCAACTTGATGATTTTCGGCTGTAACGATGGCCCCTGTTTTCTTTGCATAGGTGAGGACAAGTTCATCATCCAGAGGTTTTACGGTATGCATATCGATGACTGCTGCGCTGATGCCTTGTTCCTTCAGGAGTTCTGCCGCCTTGAGAGCCTCGGGAACCAGGATTGCGCCCAGGGCAATAATGGTAACATCAGTTCCATCTTTCAGTACTTTCCCTTTTCCCAAGGTGAACACCTCATCCTCTGCATACAACGGTTGGATTGCTTTACGATGAAGTCGCATATAGGTACAACCATAGTGTTCGGCGCACTGCCTGACCAACGCCTTCAAGCTAATCGGATCGGAGGGTTCAAGAATGGTAAGATTAGGAATCATACGCATAAGCCCAATGTCCTCGAAAGGCATATGGGTTCCCCCATTGAAGGCCGCACTGATACCGGGGTCTGTGCCCACCAGCTTAACATTCAGCTTTGCATAATTTGCGGAGATGAAGAACTGGTCGAAGACCCGGCGGCTGGCAAAACAACCGAAGGTTGCTGCAAACGGGATTTTCCCGCCAGCACTCAAGCCAGCTGCCACTCCCACGAGGTTTGCTTCGGCAACCCCGACATCAACAGCGCGTTCAGGAAAGTGCTGTTTGAAAGGCATTGTACCGGAAGCTTTCATCAGGTCAGCTTCCAGAACCATAATCCGCTCATCATCCTCGGCCAAGGTGAGGAGGGTATCGCAATAGACCCCTCGCATCTCTTTCATTTCCATGATCTCTCTCCTATCTGAGTGCCTGGATGGCTTCATTTGCAGTATTCAGATCGAAAGCCATGTTATGGTTTGCAACCTTGCCTTCACAGAAAGCAGCACCCTTCCCCTTGATCGTATCAAGGATGATCATGGACGGTTTGCCTCTCTGTTCCTTTGCCTTTTCTATAGCCATGTCCATGGCTGAGAGATCATGGCCATCAACCCGTTGGGTAAACCAACCGAAACTGGTCCATTTTTCCTCGATGTCCCCAAGGTTTAGGATTTCATCGGTGGTCCCGTCTATCTGCATCTTGTTGTAATCGGTGAAGGCGATGAGATGATCAATGTGGTGGTGTGAAGCGAACATTGCGGCCTCCCAGTTCTGTCCTTCCTGACTCTCCCCATCCCCGATAATTGCATACACAAAGGATTCCTTCTTATCCATCTTCATTGCATAGGCAAGGCCACATGCAGAGGAAAGTCCTTGGCCTAGTGAGCCGGTTGTCATGTCTATACCCTTGGTTTTTGTCCGATCACAGTGACTGGGTAGATTGGTACCGCCTTGATTCAGAGTTTTCAACTCCTCAATGGGGAAAAAGCCTTTCAGGGCGAGTGTGGCATAAAGGGCAGGCCCTGCATGTCCTTTGGAGAGTACCAGCAGGTCTCTCTCATCCCAAAGAGGATTGGTTGGGTCGATTTGCATAACCTTGCCATAGAGTAGGGCAAGAAGGTCGACAATGGAGAGAGCTCCCCCAATATGTCCGACACCAAGATTGCCGATGGTAAACAGAGTTTTTGCACGAACTTCTTTGGCAAAGATTGCCAGTTGTTTAGATTGTTCTGAGGAGAGCATAAGGGTACCTCTAATTAGTTACTTAGTGAAAGTAACTATAATCTATCCCAAGAACCTTGTAAAGCTACTTCCTGTGGATTTTTTTCCCGGATGGGATTAGACTGAGCGAAAAGGAAGGGCATATGCAAGGCAATCCACTCAGAACGGCTGATTTACGGGTACATAACCAGAATATTGTACTCTCCATGATCCATGCTGCCGGGAGGCAGGGGACCAGTCAGTCTGAGGTTGTACAACAGACTGGATTGAAGGCTCCTACGATTTTCAGGATTTTTTCGGCTTTGGAAGAGGATGGCTTGATTGAGACAATCGAAGGGGGGAGTGAAGACTCCACCATCCGGAAAGGCCGACGTCCAGTTTTCTATGTGGTCTCGAAGAATGCACGATTCACTATTGGTCTTGAGTTCTGGGCTGCTTTCCTCTCCCTCGGTGTTTTCAACTTTCAGGGTGAGAGAATCCACTCTGCTATGCACCCTCTCCCAGGGAATGTCCAAGCACAGGAAGTCACCGACCTCATCGTCACAGAAATTGAACGCGTGCTACATGATCTCCACATTGAGAAAGAACGGGTGATCGGGGTGGGTGTTGCCGCCCCTGGTCAGGTCGACCTCGAGAGGAAGCGTGTTCGTTATTATCCAAGGATTGAGGGAATGAAGGACATTGCCTTGGTCGAGGAACTGGAATCCCGCCTGGATATTCCCGTCATGATTCACAACAATTGTAGTGCCCTTGCACTGAGTGAGTACCGACATGGAGGTTATGACCATCAGGGGAGTATGTTCACCTTCCTGCTCAGGACCGGGGTAAATGGTGCCTTTGTACATGATGACGAGATCTATGTGAACAGCAGGAACCAAACAATAGAGACAGGACATATCCCGATCAATGCAGATGGTCCTAGGTGCAGCTGTGGTTCCAGAGGATGCCTGCAGGCCTACCTGCAGGACCTTGATCCGAACTCCCTCGACTTGCGTCTTGCCCTCTTCGAGGGACTCGATGAAAGATTGCAGTCAGGGGACCCTGTTGCAAGGCGAACCATCGAACGTTCTGCAGGGTATCTTGTTGTTGCCATCAAGGTTTTGATGAGACTCTTCGCTCCCAAGTCATTCCTCTTTGTTGGTTGTTGTGATGTTGTAGCTGAGGCGATTCGGGAACAGGTTGCTCGCCTGCTCGATGAACCAGATGCCTTCAGCACCGAGCCACCACGCATTTTCTCAACAGCGTATGATCCCCTTCTTGCACAGAAGGGTGCCTCCGATCTGGTGCTGCAGGAGTTCTTCAGATAAAAAAATAACAGATTTTCATTGACGGTTTCTTGTTTGTAGTATTTACTTACTTATGGAAAGTAACTAAATTGAGCATCTTTGGTTTGCTCATGCAGAGTGAGGAGTAGTGTGTGAAATATCCAGTAACCCTAGGCGTGGTATGTCTTGCAAGAACGACCTATGACTATATGGCCGCTGAAGAGCTCTATGCAGAGATTCGCAGCGGGTTGCAACAAATAGAAGGCGTGACTTGGTACTGCCTGGAATCGCTGGTCATTTCCCAGGAGGACGGCCTTGCCGCTGCAAAGGAACTTGCAAGCAAGCAGATTGATGGCTTGGTATGCATTTCAGGAACATTCCACCTTGGTCATCTGGTACTGCAACTTAAGCGGGAGCTTTCTGTTCCTGTTCTGCTTTGGGGACTCCCTGAACTTCCTTACAATGGGGGTAAGATCCGGCTTAATTCTGTATGTGGTGTGAACCTGAATGCCAGCAATCTCTACAAGAGTGGGTATGACGACTATACGGTAATCGTTCAGCATGCCATTGATGAGGACTGGGTTGGTGCAATCCGTGTTATCAAGGCAATGAAGATGGCAAAGATTGGCATCATAGGCTATAGGGCAGATGGGTTCTTCAATGTAGGGGTGCAGGATAATCTTCTGTTTGGCCAGACAGGTGCATTGGTGGACCACTACGAACTGAAGGATGTCCATGATTATCCGGTATCTGATAAGGATGTGGAATCTAGGATGCAACAGATCAAGGATACCTTCGATGTATCGACACTCTCAGCTTACCAGTTGGACAGAGTTGCCCAGCTGGCAGCAAAGCTTGACGCATTCTACCATGAGATGAACCTCTCAGCCCTGGCAATACGATGCTGGCCTGAATTTGCCCGTGATTTCGGCGTCTCTCCCTGTGCAGCAATGAGCTTGCTGCAGTCTGAGGGAATGATCCTTGCCTGTGAAGGGGATATCGACGGAGCGCTCTCCATGATTGCCCACCAGGCGCTGGGAGCGGAAACTCCCTTCCTTTTTGACTTTTCCCAAGTTGATTTTGAGCAAGATTTTGCTCTGTTCTGGCACTGTGGGGTGGCTCCCTGCAATCTATGGGATGGCACTTGCAACAGAAGCCTCGATACCTACTTTGCGGGAGGGAAGGGAGTCACTGCGGATTTTGTGCTTAAAAGTGGCGCTCTCTCTGTTCTCCGTATTGATTCTGCTAGGGGTGGATATCGAATGTTCCTCCAGAAGGCTACAGCAGTTCCCATGGAAAAGTTGCTGAAGGGTACGTATATGAAGGCAATCTTTGAGCGACCGGTCAAGGAGGTGCTTGATCTTGTGCTGGACAATGGCCTTGCCCATCACTCATCGGTGGTCTATGGAGCCTATATCAGGCCATTGGCGATGGTGGCAAAGCTGAAGGGGTGGAAGGTCATCCAATAAGGGGCAAACAAGTTTGCATTTCGTGCAAACCTACGATACAAAAGGAGATTGTTATGATGAAAAAATCACGACTCATTGCAGTGTTGCTTCTGCTCTGTTTGTTGTCACCATTGGCAGCACAGGGACAAGCGGAAAGTGGGCAGCAAAAGGAAATCGAACTGAGATGGGCAAGCATCTGGGTAGGAAATGACAGTAAGGCCCCCGCAGTGGAAGCCTTGGTTGAAGAGTTCAATACCAAGAATGCCGGTAAGATCAAGGTGGTTATCGAACCACAGCCTGATTACAATGCCTACGAGCAGAAGGTTCGTACCAGTTTGGCAGCAGGCCAGGCCCCGGCTGACATCTTCACGATCAAGTTCAACCCGACAACGGCAACCTTCTATCAGTCAAACCTTCTGATGGACTTCCAGGGAAAGCTTGATGATGCATGGAAGGCCAACTTTGATGGCGGTTCCTTGGAACAGTCCACCGTTGATGGTATGATTAAAAGCTTGCCGATGGAAACTGCTATCCTCCCTATTTGGTACAACATGGATGCAATGAAAACCGTAGGTGTCAATGCGGTTCCTGCCACAGAGCAAGAGATGTTTGCAGCATTTGACAAGCTAAAGGCAGCAGGAATTGCTCCTACCAGCCAGATGACAGGTGACACCAATGCCTGGACCAGCATGATTTGGTTTAGCCATTTTGCAGTCTCTCTCGGCGGACCAAATGTTTGGGACAAGCCCTTTACCGATCCTGCGTTTGTAGAGGCTGCCAAGCTGATCAAGAGGATGATCCAGGAGTATTCAACTGCTGACGCTGTAGGTCTTGGCGCTGGTGGAAGTGGTGGCCATTTCCTCGCTGGTCGTACCGCAGTCTTCTCCAATGGTCCTTGGTATGCAGGGAGAGCCGACCTTGCCGCCACACCATTCTTTGACTCGATCAAGATTGGTGGATTGCCAGCAGTCGGTGAGTATGAGGACATCATGATCAGCCGTCTACAGGCAAATATCTGTGCAGC
This sequence is a window from uncultured Sphaerochaeta sp.. Protein-coding genes within it:
- the fusA gene encoding elongation factor G, whose protein sequence is MADLQNLRNIGISAHIDSGKTTLSERILYYCNKIHEIHEVRGKDGVGATMDSMELERERGITIASAATNVTWKGTEINVIDTPGHVDFTIEVERSLRVLDGAVLVLCSVGGVQSQSITVDRQMKRYHVPRIAFVNKCDRTGANPYRVKNQLIEKLGLNAVLMQIPIGLEDKMEGVVDLISMKALYFDDGPNQDAVREAEIPAHLREEADARREELLDGVSMCSDELMEAMLEDTVTEEIIRKAVRKATINLELCPVFMGSAYKNKGIQPLLDGVVSYLPNPTDVTNKALNLDNNEEEVKLVADEDLPPVVLAFKLEDGQYGQLTYIRVYQGKVKKGDELYNTRSRKKFRVGRLIRMHAATMEDLTEAGCGEIAALFGIDCASGDTFCDPKLNYSLSSMFVPNPVISLAIKPVDKKAADNMGKALNRFTKEDPTFRSYVDPESNQTIIQGMGELHLEVYVERMKREYKAEVEIGQPEVAYREAITQRADFNYTHKKQTGGSGQYARVAGYIEPLPDPEEGEEVKEYEFVDEIKGGSIPTEYIPSCDKGFQMAIKKGAQLGFPVLGVKAVVNDGAWHPVDSSDQAFQTAALSAFREAFEKAKPVILEPIMKVEVVAPNEFQGSVFASVNQRRGLIISSTEDNAMSTVIAEVPLSEMFGYSTVLRSLTQGKGEFTMEIGKYGKVPVSVSEQLKKDYQEKRKKEQK
- a CDS encoding DUF4867 family protein — encoded protein: MKTSQFHVPLDLVRNNPNEKIHSIESSRFKEYGRILHDFDATELVSLADRVTTIPEQDTTYETYLPALEETSLMEELKLYYGGQDIQIGYCNGKNQCINGMEYHKSPELFIAVTDCLQFLTPFSAMQDYDSVDTTKAELFYFPKGSVTIVDANVLHFAPCAVSNNGFKSIIVLPRGTNEPLEEKMKAVLKRSNDPESRLLINNNKWLIAHPEREKLIKQGVHAGLRGPNRRVIPVS
- a CDS encoding sulfite exporter TauE/SafE family protein — encoded protein: MTTLVISGLVVFVTHALEAVTGFGCSVLAMPFISALLGVKTAVKVITILAWLLALYIVIRNFSKIDWRQYTIITGLMLLGLPVGMYLFRSQQSGSLNLILALFIIVVSVSQLYRQVRRTGDSAPPTGYKVLPYYLYLFLGGIVHGVFSSGGPLVVLYATRALPDKGRFRATLCLLWTTLNTIIIAGYLIEGSLTLPVAKTTAMLVPFVVAGIIAGEHIHKKVDARHFSLIVFSMLLATGIVMLLFAR
- a CDS encoding iron-containing alcohol dehydrogenase, translating into MISSLLSPVHILSCSSLQGSELERILRYTANLPGPMHVSIVTDDAPIHGKQVLIDELAELTPVEVFNQVQPNPRTRDIEAIFHDKRFMNTDIILGIGGGSVLDSAKALAMLMTNKGSLESYLQGKPITKGSLPLVLIPTTAGTGSEVTKVGVYSDGTGRKHTLGSPLMSAHAAILIASLLDTVPPGLCAATGLDALDHALESIWNKNSTAITRECAREAAYKVLQTLPKLYDAIVENQERGVLQQQMLKASNEAGIAFNLTGTAAGHAISFILSENWHIPHGLSCAFTLLEVFDWAARDEQNRKELAKLGKMVHPEQMERDALVSALRDDIDSLLSHLNIPRSFKDLSLHIDSDTIHREFSRVETDPKLHNQVPPLSMEDLYSLLEAKR
- a CDS encoding RpiB/LacA/LacB family sugar-phosphate isomerase, with translation MKIAIASDLSGFPLKVEITKHLQEQGYEVLDFGIESVDTPQPYFIQAPKVAKALQEGKAEKGILICGTGQGMAIVANKHKGIYACVVDSIFSAERAKIVNNANVITMGGWITAPFLGVQIVDAWLAMSFTQKMEFKKDFLSNAFSQVQAIEEEHFR
- a CDS encoding transketolase family protein, which gives rise to MEMKEMRGVYCDTLLTLAEDDERIMVLEADLMKASGTMPFKQHFPERAVDVGVAEANLVGVAAGLSAGGKIPFAATFGCFASRRVFDQFFISANYAKLNVKLVGTDPGISAAFNGGTHMPFEDIGLMRMIPNLTILEPSDPISLKALVRQCAEHYGCTYMRLHRKAIQPLYAEDEVFTLGKGKVLKDGTDVTIIALGAILVPEALKAAELLKEQGISAAVIDMHTVKPLDDELVLTYAKKTGAIVTAENHQVAGGLGAAVANLLSTTLPTPMAMVGIHDEFGQVGTQDWLQAYYKLTAEEIVRKTLSLRSKS
- a CDS encoding transketolase; translated protein: MLSSEQSKQLAIFAKEVRAKTLFTIGNLGVGHIGGALSIVDLLALLYGKVMQIDPTNPLWDERDLLVLSKGHAGPALYATLALKGFFPIEELKTLNQGGTNLPSHCDRTKTKGIDMTTGSLGQGLSSACGLAYAMKMDKKESFVYAIIGDGESQEGQNWEAAMFASHHHIDHLIAFTDYNKMQIDGTTDEILNLGDIEEKWTSFGWFTQRVDGHDLSAMDMAIEKAKEQRGKPSMIILDTIKGKGAAFCEGKVANHNMAFDLNTANEAIQALR
- a CDS encoding ROK family protein → MQGNPLRTADLRVHNQNIVLSMIHAAGRQGTSQSEVVQQTGLKAPTIFRIFSALEEDGLIETIEGGSEDSTIRKGRRPVFYVVSKNARFTIGLEFWAAFLSLGVFNFQGERIHSAMHPLPGNVQAQEVTDLIVTEIERVLHDLHIEKERVIGVGVAAPGQVDLERKRVRYYPRIEGMKDIALVEELESRLDIPVMIHNNCSALALSEYRHGGYDHQGSMFTFLLRTGVNGAFVHDDEIYVNSRNQTIETGHIPINADGPRCSCGSRGCLQAYLQDLDPNSLDLRLALFEGLDERLQSGDPVARRTIERSAGYLVVAIKVLMRLFAPKSFLFVGCCDVVAEAIREQVARLLDEPDAFSTEPPRIFSTAYDPLLAQKGASDLVLQEFFR
- a CDS encoding fucose isomerase, encoding MKYPVTLGVVCLARTTYDYMAAEELYAEIRSGLQQIEGVTWYCLESLVISQEDGLAAAKELASKQIDGLVCISGTFHLGHLVLQLKRELSVPVLLWGLPELPYNGGKIRLNSVCGVNLNASNLYKSGYDDYTVIVQHAIDEDWVGAIRVIKAMKMAKIGIIGYRADGFFNVGVQDNLLFGQTGALVDHYELKDVHDYPVSDKDVESRMQQIKDTFDVSTLSAYQLDRVAQLAAKLDAFYHEMNLSALAIRCWPEFARDFGVSPCAAMSLLQSEGMILACEGDIDGALSMIAHQALGAETPFLFDFSQVDFEQDFALFWHCGVAPCNLWDGTCNRSLDTYFAGGKGVTADFVLKSGALSVLRIDSARGGYRMFLQKATAVPMEKLLKGTYMKAIFERPVKEVLDLVLDNGLAHHSSVVYGAYIRPLAMVAKLKGWKVIQ
- a CDS encoding extracellular solute-binding protein gives rise to the protein MMKKSRLIAVLLLLCLLSPLAAQGQAESGQQKEIELRWASIWVGNDSKAPAVEALVEEFNTKNAGKIKVVIEPQPDYNAYEQKVRTSLAAGQAPADIFTIKFNPTTATFYQSNLLMDFQGKLDDAWKANFDGGSLEQSTVDGMIKSLPMETAILPIWYNMDAMKTVGVNAVPATEQEMFAAFDKLKAAGIAPTSQMTGDTNAWTSMIWFSHFAVSLGGPNVWDKPFTDPAFVEAAKLIKRMIQEYSTADAVGLGAGGSGGHFLAGRTAVFSNGPWYAGRADLAATPFFDSIKIGGLPAVGEYEDIMISRLQANICAASSKDDAKEQAIVDFLKFLTSPSSIAKIAETSGAMFAIKTDYRPVNNLQKQFYDANENASTTAFDLEAALGAEVTLEFAQQLGALALDRISAEEFCALVDRKIER